The Microbacterium amylolyticum genome includes the window GGTGATGACATCCTCTGTGCGCGCGACGCGGCGCGCGCGAATCGCCGTCTCGGCCCTGTTCCTGACCAACGGCGCGATCTTCGCCAGCCTCGTGCCGCGGTACCCCGAGATCAAGGCGGCTCTGGAGCTCAGCAACACCGTCTACGGCATTCTCATCGCCCTGAATCCCGTGGGTGCGATGCTCGCGGGTGTTCTGGCGGCGGCGCTGATTCGCCTGTTCGGATCGGCGCGCGTTGCGGTGTTCACCAGTGTGGGACTGGGGGTCGGCATCCTGGGCGCCGCTCTCTCGCCATCGATCGCACTTCTGGCGATGTCGTTTCTGTTCGCGGGCGCGATGGATGCGATCACCGATGTGGCACAGAACGCCCACGGTCTGCGCGTCCAGCGCCGCTCGGGGCGCACGATCATCAATTCGCTGCACGCCATCTGGTCGGCGGGAGCCGTCACGGGCGGCGCCATTGCGGCGGGGGCGATTGCCATCGGGCTGCCGCTCGGCGTGCACATTGCGATCACCTCCGGTCTCTTCGCGGGCGTCGCGCTGCTGTGTCTGCGGTGGCTCCTTCCCGGCCCCGATCAGGAGTCCTCCTCTGCTCCCGGGGCGCCGTCTGGAGGGGCGGACGATGTCGAGGCGCCGCGCAGCTCGCTCGTCGCGCGCATCGTCGCGCGGGGCGCGATCGGGAGGGGGCTCATCGTTGGCGCTCTTGTGCTGGTTGCCATCGGCGGCGGGATGGTGGAGGACATCGCGTTCTCGTGGGCGGCCCTGTATATCGGCGGCCTCGGGGCTTCTGCCGCGGTGGCGGCAAGTGGGTTCATCGGCCTCGTCGCGGCGCAGTTCATTGGCCGCCTCGTCAGCGATCGCCTGACGGATCTCTTCGGAGCGCGCGCCGTGACGCTCACCGCGGGGCTCATGATCGCGGGTGGCATCGGGCTGGCAATCGCGGTTCCCACCGTGCCGGGGGCGATTATCGGATTCGCGCTGGCCGGTTTCGGAAGCGCGCCAACGATTCCGCTTGCGATGCAGGAGGCGGATCGGATCCCCGGGCTGCGCGAGGGCACGGGGCTGACGATCGTGACCTGGCTGATGCGCGTGGCCTTCTTGCTGTCGCCGCCGGTGATCGGGGCGATCGCCGATGCGGCCTCTCTTCGCGCGGGACTCGGTGTGACGGTGGCGGGTGGCGTTCTCGTGATCGTGCTCTCGTGGGTGCTCCCACGTAAGCGGGATACGCCGTCGTCCGCGGCGGAAAACTGAACCTGAGTCGACCTCTATCAAGTTTTTTGACAGATTGAAAACGTCGGCGTATCATTGAGCCATCGCGACTCAAGTCTCGCGAGCAGTCTTCTCAGACATCGGATCCCGAAGAAACGGAGCATCAACATGGCACGTGCTGTGGGTATCGACCTCGGAACCACCAACTCGGTCGTCTCAGTCCTCGAAGGTGGCGAGCCGAAGGTCATCGCCAACGCCGAGGGCATGCGCACGACCCCGTCGGTCGTCGCGTTCGCAAAGGATGGCGAGGTGCTCGTCGGTGAAACCGCCAAGCGCCAGGCCGTCACCAACGTCGACAACACGATCGCATCCGTCAAGCGACACATGGGCACCGAC containing:
- a CDS encoding MFS transporter, which translates into the protein MTSSVRATRRARIAVSALFLTNGAIFASLVPRYPEIKAALELSNTVYGILIALNPVGAMLAGVLAAALIRLFGSARVAVFTSVGLGVGILGAALSPSIALLAMSFLFAGAMDAITDVAQNAHGLRVQRRSGRTIINSLHAIWSAGAVTGGAIAAGAIAIGLPLGVHIAITSGLFAGVALLCLRWLLPGPDQESSSAPGAPSGGADDVEAPRSSLVARIVARGAIGRGLIVGALVLVAIGGGMVEDIAFSWAALYIGGLGASAAVAASGFIGLVAAQFIGRLVSDRLTDLFGARAVTLTAGLMIAGGIGLAIAVPTVPGAIIGFALAGFGSAPTIPLAMQEADRIPGLREGTGLTIVTWLMRVAFLLSPPVIGAIADAASLRAGLGVTVAGGVLVIVLSWVLPRKRDTPSSAAEN